The Pseudomonadales bacterium sequence GCGAGTGCTCGATGCCCCGTTCATCCCGAACGACCTCGCACTCGACGAACACACGCGCATGCTGATCATCACCGGACCAAACATGGGCGGCAAGTCCACCTACATGCGCCAGGTGGCGCTGATCACTCTGCTCGCACACATCGGCAGCTTCGTGCCGGCCGGCGAAGCCGAAATCCCGCTGGTCGACCGTATCTTCACCCGCATTGGCTCATCGGACGATCTTGCTGGCGGGCGCTCGACGTTCATGGTGGAAATGACCGAAACCGCGACGATCCTGCACAATGCCACTGCAAGCAGTCTGGTGCTGATGGACGAGATCGGTCGCGGCACCGGCACCTTCGACGGGCTGTCGCTGGCATGGGCAGCGGCAGCGCGGCTTGCGCGGGAGCAGCGTGCATTCACCCTCTTCGCCACGCATTATTTCGAGCTGACCGCCCTGCCGGAAGAGACCGAAGGCGTCGCGAACGTCCACCTCGACGCGACCGAATACGCAGACCGCATCGTATTCCTGCATGCGGTACGCCCAGGCCCGGCAAGCCGCAGCTACGGGCTGCAGGTGGCAGCACTCGCCGGTGTGCCGCAATCGGTGATCGCGGAGGCGCGCCACAAGCTGCGCGAACTGGAAAGCCCGCACGCGACCAACTCTGCGAGCACACCACCGGCGCAGGCACAATTGCCATTTGACGTGGACCCGCGCGGTGAGGCCTTGCTGGCTCGCCTGCGCAACATCGACCCCGACGCACTGACACCGCGCGAAGCGCACGCGCTGCTCTATGAGCTCGGGCTGGAAGCGCGCGATCTATAGATGAATATTTGATGCATCTCTGGCGCGTAGCGCACGACGTGATAAACTGAATCCGCTTTCGACATACCCGCAAACTGCAGCAAGAGGCCCGTGCGACATGACTTTCGTCGTTGGAGACAATTGCATCAATTGTAAGCACACCGACTGCGTTGAAGTGTGCCCGGTGGACTGCTTCTACGAAGGACCGAACTTCCTCGTGATCCACCCCGACGAATGCATCGACTGTGCGCTGTGCGAGCCGGAATGTCCGGTCGATGCGATTTTCTCCGAGGACGAACTGCCCGATGACCAGCAGGCGTACCTTGAAATCAACGCGGAACTCGCTCAGGTGTGGCCGAACATCACGGAAAAGAAGAATGAGATGACCGACGCCGAACAGTGGAATGGCGTCCCGAACAAGCTGCAATACCTGGTGCGCTGAGTCTCGGACTCGAACCTTCTGGCCCGGCGTTCACGAACCAAAGCTGCGGGCGCCTCCCCGGCCCCGCAGATCCGGTCCATGGACATGATCTGTCCAAGGCAACCTCAGCCGAAGACTGCCTCGCCGGTCAACCCCTGTCTCTCGAGGATTTCACGCAAGCGCCGCAACGCCTCCACCTGGATCTGGCGCACCCGCTCGCGCGTCAGACCGATCGCACGCCCCACGTCCTCCAGCGTCGCGCTCTCGTAGCCACCGAGCCCGAAACGCCGTGCGATCACCTCGCGCTGCTTCTCGTTCAGCTCTTCGAGCCATGCTGCAATGCTCTCGCGCATGTCTTCTTCCTGCAGCAGTTCAGCCGGGTCCGATACCTGTTGGTCGGCGATCGTATCCAGCAGCGAACGGTCCGAGTCCGGACCAAGCGGGACGTCGACCGAAGTCACGCGCTCGTTCAGTCCGAGCATGCGCTTGACGTCCTCTACCGGCTTGTCGACCAGTTCGGCAATCTCCTCCGCCGACGGCTCATGATCGAGGCGTTGCGTGAGTTCGCGTGCGGCACGCAGGTAGACATTCAGTTCCTTGACCACGTGAATCGGCAACCGGATCGTACGCGTCTGATTCATGATCGCGCGTTCGATGGTCTGACGGATCCACCAGGTCGCGTAGGTCGAAAAACGGAAGCCACGCTCGGGGTCGAACTTCTCGACTGCGCGGATCAGGCCCAGGTTGCCCTCCTCGATCAGGTCGAGCAGCGACAGGCCGCGATTCAGGTAGCGTCGCGAAATCTTCACGACCAGGCGCAGGTTGCTCTCGATCATGCGCTTGCGCCCTGCCGCGTCTCCACGCAGCGCAAGGCGTGCGTAGTAACGCTCTTCCTCAGCGGTAAGCAGCGGCGAGAAGCCGATCTCGCTCAGATACAACTGGGTGGCATCCAGCGTGCGCTGCGTACCGGCCTCCTCCCGCCGGGCGGCGATGAACTCCTCATCACGATCGTCGGCCTCGACCTGCTCCAAGCCCTCGATGTCGCTTGCGAACTCGGCCTCGAATCCAGTTTCCGCCGCTCCCGGCGCCTCATCCTCGAACCGTACGCCTGCTTCCATTGCCATCGCGTCGCCCCCTTTCTACGAGTTGTATCGCCGTCCAGTCACCGTCCGGGCAGCACTTGCAACGGATCGATCGGATTGCCCTGCCTGCGCACCTCGAAGTGCAGCTTGGGCCGATCCGTTCCGCTGTCTCCCATCTCGGCGATCCGTTGTCCTGCCCGCACCGAATCCCCTTCGGCAACGAGCAGCCTGCTGCTGTGTGCATAGGCACTCAGCCAATGCGCGTCGTGCTTGATGATCAGCAGGTTGCCGTAGCCGCGTATACCGCTGCCCGCATACACCACGGTACCGCTGCGCGCGGCCACAACCGGGTCGCCGGTGTTGCCGCCGATGTCGATCCCCTTGTGCGGCTGCGCTCCGTTCGCAAACCCCTGCAGCACCCTGCCTGCTCCGGGCCAGAGCCAGCTCCCGGGTTTGCCGCTGGCTGCCGGCAGCGGCGCGCTTACCGGTGCCGGCGTCGATTGCGCCTGTGTCGACGGGCCCGATGCTCCCGTCGACGGCTGTACACGAGGTGTCGCCGCAGCGGCAGGCGCCGCCGGACGGTCGGAATCCATACCCAGAGTCAGCGGCTTGCGCGAGGTGCTCAACCGCAGACGCTGTCCCGGATAGATCGTGTACGGCGCGGAAATGCCGTTCAGACGCGCCAGCCTCGACCAGTCGGTACCGGCTGCAAATGCGATCGAATGCAGGGTATCGCCCGACTTCACCGTGTAAACGTTGGTTTGTGGCTGCACCACGGCGGCGCGCGCTCCGGGTTCCGGCACTTCCGGTTCCGGGATATCCGAGTAGTACGGGCGGCTCGCACAACCTACCAGGGCCAACAGTACCCCGGCGACAAGGATGACGATGTATGCGTTCGATCGACTCATTCATTCAGTTGGCTGGTATGTCCCAGGCCGTCCCCGACAGATCTGGCCCTATATTATGCTGTTGCGCGACTTTACTGTGCGTTCTGTTTAACAAAAGTTGTTATCGGTATGATTTTTCAATTGTTTGTTTGACGGCAATTTGCGTGGTTCACGATCACTTGTCAACCATCAAGGGTCGAAAAAACGGTACTTTTCACATCGTGGTGGCAAAACTGGAGCTACTGAACGAAGGGCTACGCCCCCGGAGGGGCAGCGGGATCAACGGCAAACACCACTGAAACCAATTTCAGCGGACCGTTCCGCCAAGCAATGGCACGAAACGCACTGGTTCGATTTCGCGACTCTCGTGCCCATCCTCGGTACGGGTGACCACGGTCAGATGCTGCACGCGCTCGTCACCAATAGGGATCACCATCCGGCCGCCGACCCGCAGTTGCTCGACCAACTGGACGGGAATGGCGCGCGGCGCGGCAGTGGTCAGAATGCCGTCGAACGGTGCGCGCGAAGGCCAGCCAGCAAAGCCATCTCCGTGGCGCAATGCCACGTTGTAGAGCTTCAGCTCACGCAGCCGGATCCGCGCGCGCTCCTGCAGTGCACGGATACGCTCCACCGAACACACGGCATCCACCAACTGCGCGAGTACCACCGTCTGATAACCGGATCCGGTGCCGATTTCGAGCACATTGCCCAGACGCCCGCCCGCAAGCAGCAGTTCGGTCATGCGTGCAACGACATAAGGCTGCGACAAGGTCTGGTTGAAGCCGATCGGCAGTGCGGCGTCCTCGTACGCACGATGCGCCAGCGCCTCGTCGACGAACAGATGGCGTGGCGTGGTACGCAGGACTTCGAGCACCCGGATATCGCTGATCCCCTGCTCGAACAGCCGTTCGATCATCCGCGCGCGCGTGCGCTGCGAGGTCATTCCGATGCCATCGTGCTTCATCCGGCCGCGTCCCTGGCTGCCGTGACCAGCAGCACCACTGCGTGTGCGGCGATGCCTTCGTGCCTCCCGACGAACCCCACGCTCTCGCTCGTGGTCGCCTTCACGTTCACATCGGCGTCGAGTGCATCCAGGTCCGCTGCGACATTGGCTCGCATCGCCACGATGTGCGCAGCCAATCGCGGGCGTTCTGCGATGATCGTGACATCGGCATTGCCGAGCCGATAGCCGGCCGCACTCACCATGGCCATGCAGGCACGCAGCAAACCCCGACTGTCAGCGCCGCGAAAGCGCGGGTCGGAATCGGGGAAGTGTCGACCGATGTCGCCGGCTGCGATCGCACCAAGCAGGGCATCGCACAGCGCGTGCAGCGCGACATCGCCATCCGAGTGGGCAACGAGTCCGTGCGTGTGCGGGATCCGTACACCACAGAGGATCACCGAGTCACCTTCGCCGAAGCGATGCACGTCGTATCCGTGACCGATTCTCATCGCTGCGCCCCGTAACGGTTCAGGTGGAATTCGGCAAGCAACACGTCTTCGGGACACGTGACCTTGATGTTGTCCTCGCTGCCGAGCAGCAACCGCGGACGCAAACCCAGTCGCTCGATCGCCATTGCTTCGTCGGTAGCTTCGACTCCAGCGCCGATTGCCTCGTCAAGCGCGCGCTGGAGCAGGCCGAATCGGAACATCTGGGGTGTCTGCGCACGCCACAATGCCTCGCGGCCCAACGTAGCCGTCACGCGCTGCGCCTCATCGGCACGTTTCAGCGTATCGACCAACGGCACTGCCAGCAGGCCACCCACCGCATCGCAAGCCAGCTCGCGCACCATCGCCACGATTCGCTCCGGGCGCACGCAGGGCCGCGCCATGTCGTGCACCAGGACCCAGTCGTCGGGATCGGGTGTGACCGAGAAGCCACGCAGGGCATTCAGCACCGAAACGGCCCGTGTCGGACCACCGTCGACGACACGCACGCGCAAGCGAATCGGTGCCGGCAGCTTGCTCCAGTGTGAATCAGCGGGTGCAATGGCGACCACTATCTCGCGAATGCCCTTCACCGCGAGCAGCGCCGTGAGCGTGTGCACAGCCAGCGGCTTGCCGGCCAGCGGGAGGTACTGCTTGGGAGTCGCTCCACCCATGCGCGCGCCGCTGCCGGCCGCCGGAACCGCGACCCATACGGAGCCCTGCAAATGCGTGCCCTCGCTCTCGCTGCCCGGCATCGGTACGCTCACGGTTCAAGGCTTGACCAGCAGATAAAAGGTTTCACCTTCGCGCACCATGCCGAGCTCCTCGCGAGCCATCTCCTCGACGCTGTCGAGACCGCTCTTGAATTCCTGCACCTCGACCTCGAGACGCTGGTTACGCTCGCGCAGCGCCGTATTCCCCTGTCGATACGTGTCGATCTGCCGTTGCAGCGCGACCACCTCAGCCACGCTGCCCTGCCCGACCCACAGCGCTGCCTGCAACGCAAGCAGCAGCAACGCGAGCCCGGCACTGACCCACTTCCACCGGATCATGCACGGGCTCCTGTGGAGGCGAGACACATCCGGGATGTCTGCACCGGCTCAGCCGCGCCGAAGCTCGGCTCGACCACGGTACGGCGCACGTGCCCCAAGCTCGGTCTCGATGCGCAACAGCCGGTTGTACTTCGCCACGCGGTCGGAGCGGCACAACGAGCCGGTCTTGATCTGGCCTGCAGCGGTACCGACTGCAAGATCCGCGATCGTCGTGTCCTCGGTCTCTCCGGAGCGGTGCGAGATCACCGCAGTGTAGCCGGCCCGGCGCGCCATTGCGATCGCATCCAGCGTCTCGCTGAGACTGCCGATCTGGTTGAACTTGATCAGGATCGAGTTAGCGATTCCACGCTCGATGCCGGTAGCAAGTATCTTCGTATTGGTCACGAACAGGTCATCGCCGACCAGTTGCAGGCGCTGCCCCGCACGGCGGGTCAATTCGGCCCAGCCGTCCCAATCGCTCTCGTCCATCCCATCCTCGATCGACAGGATCGGGTAACGGCGTGCCAGCTCGTCGAGATACGCTGCAAACCCGGCTGCGTCGAAACTCTTGCCCTCGCCAGCGAGCACATAGCGCCCGTCACGGTAGAACTCGGATGCAGCACAGTCGAGTGCCAGCGTCACGTCCTCGCCGATGCGATAGCCTGCCTTCGCAGTCGCACTGAGGATCGCTTCCAGCGCGGCCTCGTTCGATGGCAGGTTCGGTGCGAAGCCACCCTCGTCGCCGACCGCAGTTCCCAGACCCCGTTCGTGCAGCACCTTTTTCAGCGCATGGAAGATCTCTGCCCCACAACGCAGCGCCTCAGCAAAGCTCGGCGCACCGACCGGCTGGATCATGAACTCCTGAATATCGACGTTGTTGTCCGCATGCTCGCCACCGTTGATGATGTTCATCATCGGCAGTGGCATCGAGTACTGGCCAGCGGTGCCGTTCAGTTCCGCGATATGCGCATAGAGTGGCAGGCCGCGCGCAACGGCCGCCGCCTTGGCCACCGCGAGCGACACTGCGAGGATTGCGTTGGCGCCGAGGTGTGACTTGTTTTCGGTGCCATCGGCCTCGATCATCGCACGGTCGACTCCGCGTTGATCGATGGCGTCGCGCCCGCGCAGCAGCGCGGCAATTTCACCGTTGACCGCTGCCACTGCCTTCAGCACGCCCTTGCCGTTGTAGCGTGCAGCATCTCCGTCGCGCAGTTCCAGCGCTTCGCGCGAACCGGTGGATGCGCCGGAAGGCGCGCAGGCCGCGCCCACTGCCCCGCCGGCGAGCCGCACACTCGCCTCGACGGTCGGATTGCCGCGCGAATCCAGTACTTCGATGGCCTTCACTTCACTGATCGCAGACATCTTGGGATCCATCTCCTGTCATCGATAATTCTTGTCAGCCGCCTGGGCACCCGGTGCTCAGCGGATCTCCAGTGCGGGCATCCGCTTCACGAGTTCGTCGATCGCCTGCATCTGGGCGAGAAAACCGTCAAGGCGATCCAGCGGCAGCGCGCAGGGGCCGTCGCAGAGCGCGCGATCCGGATCGGGATGCGCCTCGAGAAACAGCCCGGCGAGCCCCTGCGACATGCCGGCGCGTGCAAGTTCCACCACCTGCTGGCGGCGGCCGCCGGCTGAATCCGCACGCGCCCCCGGCATCTGCAGCGCATGCGTGACGTCGAAGATCACCGGGCACCCGAAGTGCTTCATGATGCCGAAGCCCAGCATGTCGACCACGAGATTGTTGTAACCGAAGCAGCTTCCGCGCTCGCACAGCATCAACTGTGTGTTGCCTGCCTCTTCGCACTTGCGCACGATGTGTCCCATTTCGTGCGGTGCCAGGAACTGTGCCTTCTTGATGTTGATCGGACGACCGGTGCGCGCCATCGCAACCACGAGATCGGTCTGGCGCGAGAGGAATGCCGGCAACTGGATCACGTCGCAGACCTCGGCAACCGCCGTGGCCTGCCACGGCTCGTGCACATCGGTGATCACCGGTACGCCGAACGTGCGCTTCACGTCCTCGAAGATCCTCAAGCCTTCTTCGAGACCCGGGCCACGAAACGAGGCAATCGACGAGCGATTGGCCTTGTCGTACGAGGCCTTGAAAACATAGGGGATGCCACGGCGCGCACAGAGCCGTACAAACGCGTCAGCGACCTGCAGCGCGAGCTCACGCGATTCGAGCACGTTCATGCCACCGAACAGCACGAATGGCCGGTCATTGGCAACCTCCAGCGCGGCGACGCGCACCGTCCTGGCGACCGTCTCAGACATCGCGGCCATGCTCCGCGGCGTGGCGCACTGCAGCCTCGACGAAACCGCTGAACAGCGGGTGTCCGTCACGTGGCGTGGACGTGAATTCCGGATGGAACTGGCAGGCGACGAACCACGGGTGGTCAGCCAGCTCGATCACCTCGACCAACGTGTGATCCGCCGACCAGCCCGCCACACGCAGACCTGCCGCCTGCAGCCGCGGCAGAAAATTGCCGTTGACTTCGTAGCGGTGGCGATGGCGCTCCTTGACTTCGGCACTGCCGTAGATCTGGCGTACCCGCGACCCGTCCTCGAGGTGACAGCGCTGTGCACCGAGGCGCATGGTGCCACCCAGGTCCGACTCGCGACCACGCCGCTCGGTATTTCCGTCGGCGTTCATCCACTCGGTGATCAGTGCCACTACCGGATGTGCAGTCGGCGCATTGAA is a genomic window containing:
- a CDS encoding protein-L-isoaspartate(D-aspartate) O-methyltransferase, which codes for MKHDGIGMTSQRTRARMIERLFEQGISDIRVLEVLRTTPRHLFVDEALAHRAYEDAALPIGFNQTLSQPYVVARMTELLLAGGRLGNVLEIGTGSGYQTVVLAQLVDAVCSVERIRALQERARIRLRELKLYNVALRHGDGFAGWPSRAPFDGILTTAAPRAIPVQLVEQLRVGGRMVIPIGDERVQHLTVVTRTEDGHESREIEPVRFVPLLGGTVR
- a CDS encoding peptidoglycan DD-metalloendopeptidase family protein gives rise to the protein MSRSNAYIVILVAGVLLALVGCASRPYYSDIPEPEVPEPGARAAVVQPQTNVYTVKSGDTLHSIAFAAGTDWSRLARLNGISAPYTIYPGQRLRLSTSRKPLTLGMDSDRPAAPAAAATPRVQPSTGASGPSTQAQSTPAPVSAPLPAASGKPGSWLWPGAGRVLQGFANGAQPHKGIDIGGNTGDPVVAARSGTVVYAGSGIRGYGNLLIIKHDAHWLSAYAHSSRLLVAEGDSVRAGQRIAEMGDSGTDRPKLHFEVRRQGNPIDPLQVLPGR
- the rpoS gene encoding RNA polymerase sigma factor RpoS; the encoded protein is MAMEAGVRFEDEAPGAAETGFEAEFASDIEGLEQVEADDRDEEFIAARREEAGTQRTLDATQLYLSEIGFSPLLTAEEERYYARLALRGDAAGRKRMIESNLRLVVKISRRYLNRGLSLLDLIEEGNLGLIRAVEKFDPERGFRFSTYATWWIRQTIERAIMNQTRTIRLPIHVVKELNVYLRAARELTQRLDHEPSAEEIAELVDKPVEDVKRMLGLNERVTSVDVPLGPDSDRSLLDTIADQQVSDPAELLQEEDMRESIAAWLEELNEKQREVIARRFGLGGYESATLEDVGRAIGLTRERVRQIQVEALRRLREILERQGLTGEAVFG
- the ispF gene encoding 2-C-methyl-D-erythritol 2,4-cyclodiphosphate synthase; its protein translation is MRIGHGYDVHRFGEGDSVILCGVRIPHTHGLVAHSDGDVALHALCDALLGAIAAGDIGRHFPDSDPRFRGADSRGLLRACMAMVSAAGYRLGNADVTIIAERPRLAAHIVAMRANVAADLDALDADVNVKATTSESVGFVGRHEGIAAHAVVLLVTAARDAAG
- a CDS encoding 2-C-methyl-D-erythritol 4-phosphate cytidylyltransferase; protein product: MPGSESEGTHLQGSVWVAVPAAGSGARMGGATPKQYLPLAGKPLAVHTLTALLAVKGIREIVVAIAPADSHWSKLPAPIRLRVRVVDGGPTRAVSVLNALRGFSVTPDPDDWVLVHDMARPCVRPERIVAMVRELACDAVGGLLAVPLVDTLKRADEAQRVTATLGREALWRAQTPQMFRFGLLQRALDEAIGAGVEATDEAMAIERLGLRPRLLLGSEDNIKVTCPEDVLLAEFHLNRYGAQR
- a CDS encoding septum formation initiator family protein, with amino-acid sequence MIRWKWVSAGLALLLLALQAALWVGQGSVAEVVALQRQIDTYRQGNTALRERNQRLEVEVQEFKSGLDSVEEMAREELGMVREGETFYLLVKP
- a CDS encoding ferredoxin family protein, whose product is MTFVVGDNCINCKHTDCVEVCPVDCFYEGPNFLVIHPDECIDCALCEPECPVDAIFSEDELPDDQQAYLEINAELAQVWPNITEKKNEMTDAEQWNGVPNKLQYLVR
- the eno gene encoding phosphopyruvate hydratase, which gives rise to MSAISEVKAIEVLDSRGNPTVEASVRLAGGAVGAACAPSGASTGSREALELRDGDAARYNGKGVLKAVAAVNGEIAALLRGRDAIDQRGVDRAMIEADGTENKSHLGANAILAVSLAVAKAAAVARGLPLYAHIAELNGTAGQYSMPLPMMNIINGGEHADNNVDIQEFMIQPVGAPSFAEALRCGAEIFHALKKVLHERGLGTAVGDEGGFAPNLPSNEAALEAILSATAKAGYRIGEDVTLALDCAASEFYRDGRYVLAGEGKSFDAAGFAAYLDELARRYPILSIEDGMDESDWDGWAELTRRAGQRLQLVGDDLFVTNTKILATGIERGIANSILIKFNQIGSLSETLDAIAMARRAGYTAVISHRSGETEDTTIADLAVGTAAGQIKTGSLCRSDRVAKYNRLLRIETELGARAPYRGRAELRRG
- the kdsA gene encoding 3-deoxy-8-phosphooctulonate synthase, encoding MSETVARTVRVAALEVANDRPFVLFGGMNVLESRELALQVADAFVRLCARRGIPYVFKASYDKANRSSIASFRGPGLEEGLRIFEDVKRTFGVPVITDVHEPWQATAVAEVCDVIQLPAFLSRQTDLVVAMARTGRPINIKKAQFLAPHEMGHIVRKCEEAGNTQLMLCERGSCFGYNNLVVDMLGFGIMKHFGCPVIFDVTHALQMPGARADSAGGRRQQVVELARAGMSQGLAGLFLEAHPDPDRALCDGPCALPLDRLDGFLAQMQAIDELVKRMPALEIR